A single region of the Thermoanaerobacterium aotearoense genome encodes:
- a CDS encoding S41 family peptidase, which yields MNKKRMVAGAVLLVFVSSIMTFYLTRLVPLAYGGSVIVPREEYNLIKQYSKLFQVENILTNDYVDKIDQSKLVDGSIKGLASSLGDPYTVYMDKKDYQDFTTQTTGSYAGVGIVVSVDKDGHIVVVSPMKGTPGEKAGIKSGDIIVSVDNVKVNGNNLDKAVSLMKGPQGTKVSLVLMRDNKLITKTLTREIIKLQTVSSTMLPGNIGYIKMTMFDENTSADFTKALDSLKSQGLKGLIIDLRDNPGGILEQCVNIANELLPKGLIVSTKGRQSKDNQVIYAKGPGLQKPIAVLVNGGSASASEILSGAIKDRKVGVLVGTKTFGKGLVQSVIDFGDGTALKYTSARYYTPSGVNIQGKGIEPNYVVELPKNYVVTDTPDLKGDTQLIKAYDIVKSEIK from the coding sequence ATGAATAAAAAAAGAATGGTTGCTGGTGCGGTTTTACTTGTATTTGTAAGCAGCATAATGACTTTTTACCTCACAAGGCTTGTACCACTTGCATACGGTGGTTCGGTGATTGTGCCGAGAGAAGAGTACAACCTTATTAAGCAGTACAGCAAGCTTTTTCAAGTTGAGAACATACTGACAAATGATTATGTCGATAAGATAGATCAATCTAAACTTGTGGATGGATCGATAAAGGGGCTTGCCAGTTCCCTTGGAGATCCATATACAGTTTACATGGATAAGAAAGATTACCAAGATTTCACGACACAGACGACAGGTTCTTATGCAGGCGTTGGTATCGTGGTTTCAGTTGACAAAGATGGGCATATTGTAGTTGTTTCACCGATGAAAGGGACGCCGGGAGAGAAAGCTGGAATAAAATCTGGTGATATAATAGTATCTGTAGACAATGTTAAGGTTAATGGAAATAATTTAGATAAAGCTGTTTCTTTGATGAAAGGCCCTCAAGGCACGAAGGTTTCACTTGTTTTGATGAGAGACAATAAGCTTATTACTAAGACTTTGACGCGAGAAATAATCAAATTGCAGACGGTAAGCAGCACTATGCTGCCAGGCAACATAGGCTATATCAAGATGACGATGTTTGATGAAAACACATCTGCTGATTTTACAAAGGCTCTTGATAGTCTTAAATCGCAGGGATTAAAAGGACTTATCATAGATTTAAGAGATAATCCAGGCGGCATATTGGAGCAATGTGTCAATATCGCTAATGAACTGTTGCCAAAGGGCCTTATAGTATCTACAAAAGGCAGACAAAGCAAGGACAACCAAGTGATATATGCAAAAGGGCCAGGATTGCAAAAGCCAATAGCTGTCCTTGTTAATGGTGGAAGTGCCAGCGCTTCTGAAATACTGTCAGGTGCAATAAAAGACAGAAAAGTTGGAGTGCTTGTGGGCACAAAGACATTTGGCAAAGGTTTGGTACAATCTGTCATAGATTTTGGCGATGGTACTGCTCTTAAGTATACATCTGCAAGATACTATACTCCAAGCGGTGTAAACATCCAAGGGAAGGGCATTGAGCCAAACTACGTTGTTGAGCTTCCAAAAAACTATGTCGTGACGGATACACCAGATTTGAAAGGCGATACACAGCTTATAAAAGCATACGACATAGTAAAATCAGAGATCAAATAA